The following are encoded in a window of Ruficoccus amylovorans genomic DNA:
- a CDS encoding PIG-L deacetylase family protein has translation MQEESTIKALAMFAHPDDIEFSCAGTLAMLHSRGVETHYLTLANGCCGSMVEDREQTARRRWNENLSAAKVLGAVAHPPLFDDLDIFYGRESAQRVSAVVRRIRPDIILTHAVEDYMEDHMETARLALHAAFTASMPNYVTEPSVPPVAGSCALYHALPHGLRSPRDGTRAYPSFYIDISEALSLKREALACHESQKLWLDQTQGMDAYLEEMERMALEQGSDTGCFKFAEGFTRHSSLGLSAESYRPLEEVLAGALWLNKNYPQSPRGS, from the coding sequence ATGCAGGAAGAAAGCACCATCAAGGCGCTCGCCATGTTCGCCCATCCGGACGACATTGAGTTTTCGTGTGCGGGAACGCTCGCGATGTTGCACAGCCGTGGCGTTGAGACACATTACCTGACGCTCGCCAACGGCTGTTGTGGAAGCATGGTCGAAGACCGGGAACAGACAGCTCGCCGCCGCTGGAATGAAAACCTGTCCGCCGCCAAGGTACTTGGGGCTGTTGCCCATCCGCCTCTGTTTGATGACCTGGACATTTTTTACGGGCGCGAAAGTGCTCAGCGGGTCAGTGCTGTTGTCCGCCGCATTCGCCCGGATATTATCCTGACGCACGCGGTTGAGGACTACATGGAGGACCATATGGAGACGGCTCGACTGGCGTTGCATGCGGCCTTTACGGCGTCGATGCCCAACTATGTTACCGAACCCTCCGTCCCGCCGGTAGCGGGTAGTTGTGCGCTCTACCACGCGCTGCCGCACGGGCTTCGAAGCCCACGTGACGGCACGCGGGCTTATCCTTCTTTCTATATCGATATCAGTGAGGCTCTGTCGTTAAAGCGCGAAGCGCTTGCCTGCCACGAGAGCCAGAAGCTCTGGCTGGATCAGACGCAGGGAATGGACGCTTATCTGGAGGAGATGGAGCGCATGGCGCTGGAGCAGGGGAGCGACACCGGATGCTTTAAGTTCGCTGAAGGTTTTACCCGGCATTCTTCGCTTGGGCTTTCCGCCGAGAGCTACCGCCCGCTGGAAGAAGTGCTGGCGGGTGCGCTTTGGCTCAACAAAAACTACCCGCAGTCACCTCGGGGTAGCTAA